In Candidatus Methanomethylophilus alvi Mx1201, a genomic segment contains:
- a CDS encoding primosomal protein N': MEVISMGSGDSVNGMPYEGPVTAGKVYVCSRCSHRWVARKKGGLPKNCPKCRSTVWMKDYHICKCYRCNHKWGTVNEEPKRCPKCHSTKWAVPVKTGESSPRVRSVSRSMIGPDLMKEVVRRYAEGESCTAIAIATGISFSDVYAIVKSHYAGDHILV; encoded by the coding sequence ATGGAAGTGATTTCTATGGGTAGCGGCGACTCCGTTAACGGGATGCCTTACGAAGGTCCGGTGACCGCAGGAAAGGTATACGTCTGTTCCAGGTGTTCCCATCGCTGGGTCGCACGCAAGAAAGGCGGTCTTCCGAAAAACTGTCCCAAGTGCAGATCCACGGTATGGATGAAGGATTACCACATCTGTAAATGCTATAGATGCAACCATAAGTGGGGAACCGTCAACGAGGAGCCCAAGAGGTGTCCCAAATGCCATTCCACCAAATGGGCGGTCCCTGTCAAGACCGGGGAGTCTTCCCCCAGGGTGAGGTCGGTCTCCCGCAGCATGATCGGTCCCGACCTGATGAAGGAGGTCGTAAGGAGATATGCGGAGGGTGAGTCCTGTACCGCCATCGCCATAGCGACCGGTATAAGTTTCAGCGACGTCTACGCCATCGTGAAGAGCCACTATGCAGGGGACCACATCCTCGTCTGA
- a CDS encoding drug transporter, with the protein MVGLTLAMLIACLDGTIVSTCGATIASELNGTALYSWMITAYMLCETVMIPISGKLSDLYGRNRYSSSDWHCSLQGPCWRACPPAWR; encoded by the coding sequence ATGGTGGGCCTTACGCTGGCGATGCTCATAGCATGTCTGGACGGCACCATAGTCAGCACATGCGGTGCGACGATAGCCAGCGAGCTGAACGGTACCGCCCTGTACTCCTGGATGATCACGGCATACATGCTGTGCGAGACCGTGATGATTCCCATCTCTGGGAAACTTTCCGACCTGTACGGGAGGAACCGGTATTCCTCGTCGGACTGGCACTGTTCGTTGCAGGGTCCCTGCTGGCGGGCATGTCCGCCAGCATGGAGATGA
- a CDS encoding aminotransferase class IV, translated as MEHDDGFSFGIGAFETMLVHDGRCIMFVRHMDRLRGALESLGVGNRVDPRMLEDEVSDGHLDGRVLKVEVSERNVVLSDRPVPYSDGDYARGFRLRIPDVRRNESSPFTYMKSLQYGDSIMEKRKAKADGFDEPLFLNCRGEICEGATTNIFFSKGGRLYTPEKGCGLLPGTVRSYVMEKFGAEEGVFFPEDLRGFDGCFVTNSVLGIMPVASIDGVGFHDRSLCDGIRKTYLRDVEDGL; from the coding sequence ATGGAGCACGATGACGGTTTCTCTTTCGGCATAGGGGCGTTCGAGACCATGCTGGTACATGACGGCAGATGCATCATGTTCGTCAGACATATGGACCGGCTCCGCGGAGCCTTGGAGTCTCTGGGGGTGGGAAACCGCGTGGACCCCCGCATGCTGGAAGACGAGGTCTCCGACGGGCACCTGGACGGCAGGGTCTTGAAGGTGGAGGTCTCGGAAAGGAACGTCGTGCTCTCGGACAGACCCGTCCCATATTCCGATGGCGATTATGCCAGGGGGTTCAGGCTCCGTATCCCGGATGTCAGGAGGAACGAGTCCTCCCCTTTCACCTACATGAAGAGCCTCCAATACGGCGACAGTATAATGGAGAAACGCAAGGCGAAGGCGGACGGTTTCGACGAGCCCCTGTTCCTGAACTGCAGAGGGGAGATATGCGAAGGGGCGACGACGAACATATTCTTCTCCAAGGGCGGGAGGCTGTACACCCCCGAAAAGGGATGCGGACTTCTTCCGGGGACGGTCAGATCCTACGTGATGGAGAAGTTCGGTGCGGAGGAGGGGGTGTTCTTCCCGGAGGATCTACGCGGTTTCGACGGATGTTTCGTCACCAACTCCGTCCTGGGCATAATGCCAGTGGCATCTATCGATGGTGTAGGGTTCCATGACAGGTCCTTGTGCGACGGCATCCGTAAGACGTATCTCCGGGATGTCGAGGACGGGTTGTGA
- a CDS encoding peptidylprolyl isomerase — protein MANDAKKVIRLDYKAYLADMDKLYDTTDEAAAKDAGIYNEKVKYEPMSYIVGSKKLFPALDKAIADAKVGEEFTVEVPCEEGAGVRNPKLIETHSVKDFYRQEINPYPGLTVSLGNRTGTVMSVGAGRVKVDFNNPLAGHDLKYVMKVTEEITENDKKATAIVEADFGNADDFKFEFPGDKVVVTLPEITKFHQEWPVARFRVVSDLREAFGVDTVEFVEIWSAAKKDETKPADKKE, from the coding sequence ATGGCAAACGACGCTAAGAAAGTCATCCGCCTTGACTACAAGGCATACCTGGCAGACATGGACAAACTGTACGACACCACCGACGAGGCCGCAGCGAAGGACGCCGGCATCTACAACGAGAAGGTCAAGTACGAGCCCATGTCCTACATCGTAGGATCCAAGAAGCTCTTCCCCGCCCTCGACAAGGCGATCGCCGACGCAAAGGTCGGAGAGGAGTTCACCGTCGAGGTCCCCTGCGAGGAGGGTGCCGGAGTCAGGAACCCCAAGCTCATCGAGACCCACTCCGTCAAGGACTTCTACAGACAGGAGATCAACCCCTACCCCGGACTCACCGTCTCCCTCGGCAACAGGACCGGAACCGTCATGTCCGTCGGTGCCGGACGTGTCAAGGTGGACTTCAACAACCCCCTGGCCGGCCACGACCTCAAGTACGTCATGAAGGTCACCGAGGAGATCACCGAGAACGACAAGAAGGCGACCGCCATCGTCGAGGCCGACTTCGGCAACGCCGACGACTTCAAGTTCGAGTTCCCCGGAGACAAGGTCGTCGTGACCCTCCCCGAGATCACCAAGTTCCACCAGGAGTGGCCCGTCGCAAGGTTCAGAGTCGTCTCCGACCTCCGCGAGGCCTTCGGTGTCGACACCGTCGAGTTCGTCGAGATCTGGTCCGCCGCCAAGAAAGACGAGACCAAGCCCGCCGACAAGAAGGAGTGA
- a CDS encoding MFS transporter — protein MSASMEMMIACRALQGLGGGILIPVATAAVADLYEPAKRARMQGMLGAVFGIGMGLGPVLGGYITEYIGWHWVFYINLPMAVILPDSEFCGPYGAKIG, from the coding sequence ATGTCCGCCAGCATGGAGATGATGATCGCATGCCGCGCCCTGCAGGGTCTCGGAGGAGGGATCCTGATACCTGTGGCCACCGCGGCGGTGGCCGACCTCTACGAACCGGCCAAAAGAGCCAGGATGCAGGGCATGCTCGGTGCCGTATTCGGCATCGGGATGGGTCTGGGACCGGTCCTCGGTGGATATATAACGGAATACATCGGCTGGCACTGGGTATTCTACATCAATCTGCCGATGGCCGTGATCCTGCCGGATTCCGAGTTCTGCGGCCCATACGGAGCTAAGATCGGCTAG
- a CDS encoding MarR family transcriptional regulator → MGKRGPKQRFTYVSCPNPECPKYCMTGEGNVVGNGTYKAGGETVRKFLCKECGRTFNSRTGTSYEGLRTETGKVDVAMDFLSRGKSIREAAEASGCSQSTVRRWANSGEIAAMRKGYPPFDPFSEKGDVLDKNGPSFLDDRLPGIDMPKSLMYFPEKLAKCVRNMVSVYTWEIGLKPHQLPIIMEVGYHPHISQRDLSARLPVDKSRISMIVKELTDQGIVVNESNNKLGSLALTEKGEEMYESCKRISCETFSKIFDDFDKEEINQLEEYASRINRRIDTLSQEFSDRKDLMHRENANFGLTFHC, encoded by the coding sequence ATGGGAAAAAGAGGCCCCAAACAACGATTCACGTATGTATCGTGCCCCAACCCCGAGTGTCCCAAATACTGCATGACCGGGGAAGGGAACGTAGTGGGGAACGGGACATACAAGGCCGGAGGGGAGACCGTCCGCAAGTTCCTGTGCAAGGAATGCGGCCGCACCTTCAACAGCCGCACCGGCACGTCCTATGAAGGACTGCGCACGGAGACGGGCAAGGTGGATGTGGCCATGGACTTCCTGTCCCGCGGGAAGAGCATAAGGGAGGCGGCGGAAGCCTCAGGCTGCAGCCAGAGCACCGTAAGGAGATGGGCCAACAGCGGGGAGATCGCGGCCATGAGGAAAGGGTACCCTCCCTTCGATCCGTTCTCCGAGAAAGGGGACGTCTTGGATAAGAACGGGCCCTCGTTCCTTGACGACAGGCTCCCCGGCATAGATATGCCCAAATCCCTCATGTACTTCCCCGAAAAACTGGCCAAGTGCGTCAGGAACATGGTCTCGGTATACACGTGGGAGATCGGCCTCAAGCCCCACCAGCTCCCCATAATAATGGAGGTCGGGTACCACCCGCACATATCCCAGAGGGATCTCAGCGCCCGTCTGCCCGTGGACAAGTCCCGCATATCGATGATCGTCAAGGAGCTCACCGACCAGGGGATCGTGGTGAACGAGAGCAACAACAAGCTCGGTTCCCTGGCCCTGACGGAGAAGGGGGAGGAGATGTACGAGTCCTGCAAGAGGATCTCCTGCGAGACGTTCTCCAAGATCTTCGACGATTTCGACAAGGAGGAGATCAACCAACTAGAGGAGTATGCTTCTCGCATCAACCGCCGTATAGACACACTTTCGCAGGAATTCTCCGACAGGAAGGACCTGATGCACCGCGAGAATGCCAACTTCGGTCTGACGTTTCATTGCTAA
- a CDS encoding anthranilate synthase component II: MFLVVDCRDSFVYNLVACLESAGADVTVVKEADGVPSRRDVEALVLSPGPGRPSPDRGSWKTFERFRGEVPVLGVCLGHQTICASYGASVVRRGGPRHGKVTDIRHDGKGILEGVPDPFHAVRYNSLCADPDTLEHPLEVDAVDGYGDIMAVSDREISVYGLQFHPESFLTEHGQDIVGNFVREVERWNV, from the coding sequence GTGTTCCTAGTCGTAGATTGCAGGGATTCGTTCGTCTACAATCTTGTCGCATGCCTCGAGTCGGCAGGGGCGGACGTCACCGTCGTGAAGGAGGCGGACGGGGTGCCGTCCCGTCGTGATGTAGAGGCCCTCGTCCTGTCCCCGGGACCGGGCAGGCCCTCCCCCGACAGGGGTTCTTGGAAGACCTTCGAGAGATTCCGCGGGGAGGTACCCGTCCTGGGCGTGTGTCTGGGTCATCAGACGATCTGCGCCTCGTACGGTGCATCGGTGGTCCGCAGGGGAGGACCCAGACACGGGAAGGTCACAGATATCCGTCATGACGGCAAAGGCATATTGGAGGGGGTCCCTGATCCGTTCCATGCCGTCAGATACAACTCCCTGTGTGCGGACCCGGATACGCTGGAACATCCCCTGGAGGTGGATGCGGTCGACGGATACGGCGACATAATGGCCGTCTCCGACCGTGAGATATCCGTATACGGGCTTCAGTTCCATCCCGAGTCGTTCCTGACCGAGCATGGGCAGGACATCGTGGGGAATTTCGTCAGGGAGGTGGAGCGTTGGAATGTCTGA
- a CDS encoding APC family permease produces the protein MSDSVSASGSSAVSAAPADTGLERSIDWKQGVIIAMGVPILILPSLYDLDGTLWALSIVIWVVSVLQGFLQNMAIGEMAANFGVSGIGACAQYVFTDEEKYKGKKVNWGKFIGAFTAWSYWFTWTPVIPIFTIMTGAYLQDSNFSEYLGFLSDVNSTLLNLILGLVIFGTIIFIGSRGLNGGARAQMVLAGITIIPLVIVVAIPFFNGTFSLDNITDGFTPAGWTWSGNDICMVFGCLAVAQWSACAWESAATYGAEYKNPGRDLPKALISCGLICLFMYFIVSFSVYGTLGHTGVETTGYATLAPLCVSNFGSIGALVALILLVAGMVMLIQTAFLGSSRTLFAMSQNGNMPRLLSKTNKNGAPIYAMLFQFAVGMCLIPLGTPGMILAASSFGFCFALGMAMVCFIKTHRDPRFKDQPRVWSAPRGWYYVAIALAIYQFFVLIPCLAYFSIEAYGPSSVVIGAIILLIYIPLWFVLQRYEAKNNDSSTQCRRRP, from the coding sequence ATGTCAGATAGTGTTTCAGCCAGCGGAAGCTCTGCGGTTTCCGCCGCCCCTGCCGATACCGGTCTGGAGAGATCCATCGACTGGAAGCAAGGGGTCATAATCGCGATGGGTGTGCCCATCCTCATCCTGCCTTCGCTTTATGATCTGGATGGGACCCTGTGGGCTCTGAGTATCGTCATCTGGGTCGTATCCGTTCTCCAGGGATTCCTTCAGAACATGGCGATCGGAGAGATGGCGGCCAACTTCGGAGTGTCCGGTATCGGTGCGTGTGCACAATACGTCTTCACCGACGAGGAGAAGTACAAGGGCAAGAAGGTCAATTGGGGCAAGTTCATAGGTGCGTTCACGGCGTGGTCCTATTGGTTCACATGGACGCCTGTCATACCCATTTTCACTATCATGACCGGGGCCTACCTCCAAGACAGTAATTTCAGCGAATACTTAGGATTCTTAAGCGACGTCAATTCGACCCTGCTCAATCTCATACTGGGTCTCGTGATCTTCGGAACCATCATCTTCATCGGGTCCAGAGGTCTCAACGGAGGCGCCAGGGCCCAGATGGTCCTCGCCGGTATAACCATCATCCCGCTGGTCATCGTGGTCGCCATCCCGTTCTTCAACGGGACCTTCAGTCTGGACAACATAACCGACGGATTCACCCCCGCTGGATGGACATGGAGCGGAAACGACATCTGCATGGTGTTCGGATGCCTCGCGGTCGCCCAGTGGAGCGCATGCGCATGGGAGTCCGCCGCCACATACGGTGCGGAATACAAGAACCCCGGAAGGGACCTGCCCAAGGCCCTCATCTCCTGCGGTCTGATCTGCCTGTTCATGTACTTCATCGTCTCGTTCTCCGTATACGGAACACTCGGACACACGGGTGTCGAGACGACTGGATATGCGACCCTCGCGCCTCTCTGCGTCAGCAACTTCGGTTCCATCGGAGCCCTCGTCGCCCTCATCCTGCTGGTGGCGGGAATGGTCATGCTGATCCAGACCGCGTTCCTCGGTTCCTCCAGGACCTTGTTCGCGATGAGCCAGAACGGGAACATGCCGAGGCTCCTGAGCAAGACCAACAAGAACGGTGCGCCCATCTACGCCATGCTGTTCCAGTTCGCGGTCGGAATGTGCCTCATCCCGCTGGGAACCCCCGGAATGATCCTCGCGGCATCCTCGTTCGGATTCTGCTTCGCTCTGGGTATGGCCATGGTCTGCTTCATCAAGACCCACAGGGACCCCAGGTTCAAGGACCAGCCCAGGGTATGGAGCGCACCGCGCGGATGGTACTACGTGGCCATCGCCCTCGCGATCTATCAGTTCTTCGTGCTGATCCCCTGCCTGGCATACTTCAGCATAGAGGCGTACGGACCCTCGTCCGTCGTGATAGGGGCGATCATCCTGTTGATCTACATCCCGCTGTGGTTCGTACTGCAGCGTTACGAGGCCAAGAACAACGACTCCTCCACACAATGCCGACGACGTCCCTGA
- the gdhA gene encoding NADP-specific glutamate dehydrogenase encodes MAINNKYLKTVYDGLKQRNADQPEFLEAVEEVLVSLEPVIEARPEIEKNAIIERLVEPERIVMFRVSWVDDNGKVQVNRGYRVQFNSAIGPYKGGLRLHPSVNLSILKFLGFEQIFKNSLTTLPIGGGKGGSDFDPKGKSDNEIMRFCQSFMTELFRHIGPDTDVPAGDIGTGGREIGYMFGQYKRLRNEFTGVLTGKAIGSGGSLARTEATGYGLCYFVDEMLKANGKSFKGQKVVISGSGNVAIYACQKATQLGAKVIAVSDSNGYIEDDNGIDYRNLQLIKEQKRDRIKTYLDYDFGKNAKYTEGCNGIWTIPCDIALPCATQNEINEESAKILIKNGCYAVGEGANMPSTPEAIAQYKAAGVLFAPAKAANAGGVATSALEMCQNSARLSWSFEEVDSKLKEIMQTIYKNAAEAAEKYGHKGDLQVGANIAGFEKVCNAMLWQGVSY; translated from the coding sequence ATGGCAATCAACAACAAGTACCTGAAAACCGTCTACGACGGTCTGAAACAGCGCAACGCAGACCAGCCCGAGTTCCTCGAGGCGGTCGAGGAAGTCCTCGTCTCCCTGGAGCCCGTCATCGAGGCCCGCCCCGAGATCGAGAAGAACGCTATCATCGAGAGGCTCGTTGAACCCGAGAGGATCGTCATGTTCCGCGTGTCCTGGGTGGACGACAACGGAAAGGTCCAGGTCAACCGCGGATACCGCGTCCAGTTCAACTCTGCGATCGGACCCTACAAGGGAGGACTCAGGCTGCACCCCTCCGTCAACCTGTCCATCCTGAAATTCCTCGGTTTCGAGCAGATCTTCAAGAACAGCCTCACCACCCTCCCCATCGGAGGAGGAAAAGGAGGATCCGACTTCGACCCCAAGGGCAAGTCCGACAACGAGATCATGCGCTTCTGCCAGTCCTTCATGACCGAGCTCTTCAGACATATCGGTCCCGACACCGACGTCCCCGCAGGAGACATCGGTACCGGCGGAAGGGAGATCGGATACATGTTCGGTCAGTACAAGAGGCTCAGGAACGAGTTCACCGGCGTCCTGACCGGAAAGGCCATCGGCTCCGGCGGATCCCTCGCCAGGACCGAGGCCACCGGATACGGTCTCTGCTACTTCGTCGACGAGATGCTGAAGGCCAACGGCAAGTCCTTCAAGGGACAGAAGGTCGTCATCTCCGGTTCCGGAAACGTCGCCATCTACGCCTGCCAGAAGGCCACCCAGCTCGGAGCCAAGGTCATCGCGGTCTCCGACTCCAACGGATACATCGAGGACGACAACGGTATCGACTACAGGAACCTCCAGCTCATCAAGGAGCAGAAGAGGGACAGGATAAAGACCTACCTCGACTACGACTTCGGAAAGAACGCCAAGTACACCGAGGGCTGCAACGGCATCTGGACCATACCCTGCGACATCGCACTCCCCTGCGCGACCCAGAACGAGATAAACGAGGAGTCCGCCAAGATCCTGATCAAGAACGGATGCTACGCGGTCGGAGAGGGAGCCAACATGCCCTCCACCCCCGAGGCCATCGCCCAGTACAAGGCGGCGGGAGTCCTCTTCGCACCCGCCAAGGCCGCCAACGCCGGAGGTGTCGCCACCTCCGCCCTCGAGATGTGCCAGAACTCCGCAAGGCTCTCCTGGTCCTTCGAGGAGGTCGACTCCAAGCTGAAGGAGATCATGCAGACCATCTACAAGAACGCGGCCGAGGCGGCCGAGAAGTACGGCCACAAGGGCGACCTCCAGGTCGGTGCCAACATCGCCGGTTTCGAAAAGGTCTGCAACGCCATGCTCTGGCAGGGCGTGTCCTACTGA
- a CDS encoding cysteine hydrolase family protein, which translates to MKRALVVIDYQNDFVSGTLGSEAARSIEGALCARVKEAISDGYDVFFTRDTHDSGYPDTNEGSHIPVTHCIRGTYGWEIHGSLRDLSETCTVIDKPTFGSEKLAHVLSDGGYGEVELCGVATNICVIVNAALIRTALPEADILVDPRLVASYDDSLGRAALEVMKGFCIDVLERSRAGSGS; encoded by the coding sequence ATGAAACGTGCGCTGGTCGTCATCGACTATCAGAACGATTTCGTATCTGGCACATTGGGTTCGGAGGCCGCCCGCTCCATAGAGGGGGCGCTTTGTGCCCGTGTGAAGGAAGCAATATCCGATGGATATGACGTGTTCTTCACCCGTGATACCCATGACTCCGGATATCCGGACACCAACGAGGGCTCCCACATCCCTGTGACGCATTGCATCAGGGGTACCTACGGCTGGGAGATCCACGGGAGCCTCAGGGATCTTTCCGAAACGTGCACCGTCATCGATAAGCCGACATTCGGGTCGGAGAAGCTGGCACATGTCCTTTCCGACGGAGGGTACGGGGAGGTCGAGCTGTGCGGGGTCGCCACCAACATATGCGTGATAGTCAACGCGGCCCTCATACGTACGGCTCTTCCGGAGGCCGACATCCTTGTCGACCCCAGGTTGGTGGCCAGTTATGACGACTCTCTCGGTCGTGCCGCCCTCGAGGTCATGAAAGGATTCTGCATCGATGTTCTCGAGAGGTCCCGAGCGGGTTCCGGATCATGA
- a CDS encoding MFS transporter: protein MDAADCKRLVYKYRWAMFAILAVTYFFVYFHRMSVNALGTDMVADVGSGSKEYLSSIYFWTYALMQIPSGILSDRLGPRKASSIFLAIATAGSFITMFGESFLALAVGKVLIAAGMAVVYIPLMKIISVWFDKKDFPQLNGIVIAVGNVGALAASAPLVYLAEAIGWRDVFLLLGIITMVLALLCFAFVRDHPKNIGMPGIEEIRAEETGVEDTDRSDGKVPVLSGLKTVFGSGRVFWTMALAYFLVYGTIMVFQGTTSIMYFKSHVYGFALAAWFVTMIGVGKIASTILIGRLASRGLVRSKKKVMAFGTFVFMLVWAFIWLLAGDIDNQYVWFAVCGLFGFFGGFMTLSFSQVKEWFPISISGTAISSMNVFLFLGASVATTVAGMILHNVYTLENYSTLWAVMFAAAAAAFVLVLLSKERKEGDDMIMPSEEGR from the coding sequence ATGGATGCTGCAGACTGTAAGCGGTTGGTCTACAAGTATAGATGGGCGATGTTCGCGATCCTCGCGGTCACCTACTTCTTCGTCTATTTCCACAGGATGTCCGTGAACGCGTTGGGAACCGACATGGTCGCCGACGTCGGCAGCGGGTCGAAGGAATATCTGAGCTCCATCTATTTCTGGACCTATGCCCTCATGCAGATCCCCAGCGGGATCCTGTCCGACCGTCTCGGTCCCCGGAAGGCATCGTCCATATTCCTGGCGATAGCGACGGCGGGTTCGTTCATAACGATGTTCGGGGAGAGTTTCCTCGCCCTTGCCGTGGGTAAGGTCCTCATCGCGGCCGGTATGGCCGTCGTATACATCCCCCTTATGAAGATAATCTCAGTATGGTTCGACAAGAAGGACTTCCCCCAGCTCAACGGCATCGTCATAGCCGTCGGGAACGTCGGCGCCCTCGCTGCCTCCGCCCCCCTCGTCTACCTCGCGGAGGCCATAGGGTGGAGGGACGTGTTCCTCCTCCTCGGCATCATAACCATGGTCCTCGCCCTTCTCTGCTTCGCCTTCGTCCGTGACCATCCCAAGAACATCGGTATGCCGGGGATCGAGGAGATCCGTGCGGAGGAGACGGGTGTCGAGGATACGGACCGCAGCGACGGCAAAGTGCCCGTCCTTTCCGGTCTCAAGACGGTATTCGGCAGCGGAAGGGTGTTCTGGACCATGGCCTTGGCATATTTCCTCGTATACGGCACCATAATGGTGTTCCAGGGGACGACGTCCATCATGTACTTCAAGAGTCATGTGTACGGATTCGCCCTCGCCGCCTGGTTCGTCACGATGATCGGAGTGGGGAAGATCGCCAGCACGATACTCATCGGGCGTCTGGCGAGCAGAGGCCTCGTCCGCTCCAAGAAGAAGGTCATGGCCTTCGGGACATTCGTTTTCATGCTGGTGTGGGCCTTCATATGGCTCCTCGCCGGCGATATAGACAATCAATACGTGTGGTTCGCCGTATGCGGCCTCTTCGGGTTCTTCGGAGGCTTCATGACGCTCTCGTTCTCCCAGGTGAAGGAGTGGTTCCCCATATCCATCTCCGGTACGGCCATCTCGTCGATGAACGTCTTCCTGTTCCTCGGGGCGAGCGTGGCCACCACTGTGGCGGGGATGATCCTGCATAACGTGTACACCCTGGAGAACTACAGTACTCTGTGGGCCGTGATGTTCGCGGCCGCGGCCGCGGCGTTCGTCCTGGTCCTTCTTTCCAAGGAGAGGAAGGAAGGGGACGATATGATCATGCCTTCCGAGGAAGGCCGGTGA
- a CDS encoding anthranilate synthase component I family protein → MECLKYVPALWIYSSMDRRDTVFLDSSMGGGRSYIGLMPHRVFLPGESDAVEVLDGMSDDDVLMGYLSYDYGLSLHGISSIHPKAQIPDFILADFDVVIEEDPVGKRLHVTCRGRVMPVCDEERFVMRLVEGASPPEDIPGHGYDVVSDMSRSDFVRSVEEARSMMAEGEFYVINLSRSISVRSSSDPFGTFLRLRRLSPSPFGAYADLCGIQIASSSMEMLLDHRDGVVRTRPIKGTSPRTGDSKKDRDSLSALLSSDKDRSELLMVTDMERNDMNRFCVPGSVDVGSFFRPEVYSTLYHTVSDVVGRVREGVRTGEMVSCMFPGGSVTGAPKEVCMETIDSLEACRRGIYTGSMGIFSAHMAEMSITIRTMVHSGDTYTIGVGSGITYESDPDAEYDETSLKALAMLRSLEG, encoded by the coding sequence TTGGAATGTCTGAAGTATGTACCGGCACTGTGGATCTATTCCTCGATGGACCGCAGGGATACCGTCTTTCTCGACTCTTCCATGGGCGGCGGGAGGTCGTATATAGGCCTCATGCCCCACAGGGTGTTCCTTCCCGGGGAGTCCGATGCCGTCGAAGTCCTCGACGGGATGTCCGATGACGACGTCCTGATGGGATATCTGTCGTACGACTACGGTCTCTCCCTCCATGGGATATCTTCTATACATCCGAAGGCCCAGATCCCCGATTTCATCCTGGCGGACTTCGACGTGGTCATAGAGGAGGATCCTGTCGGGAAGCGGCTTCATGTAACATGCCGTGGGCGCGTCATGCCCGTATGCGACGAGGAGAGGTTCGTCATGCGTCTCGTAGAGGGTGCGTCTCCTCCGGAGGACATCCCCGGTCACGGATACGATGTCGTCTCCGACATGTCCCGTTCCGATTTCGTCCGTTCGGTGGAGGAGGCGCGTTCCATGATGGCCGAGGGGGAGTTCTACGTCATCAACCTGTCGCGCAGCATCTCCGTCCGCTCCTCCTCCGATCCATTCGGGACGTTCCTCAGACTCAGACGCCTGAGCCCATCCCCCTTCGGCGCATATGCGGACCTCTGCGGGATCCAGATCGCCTCTTCGTCGATGGAGATGCTTCTGGACCACAGGGACGGTGTCGTCCGCACCCGCCCCATAAAAGGTACGTCCCCCCGTACCGGCGATTCTAAGAAGGACAGGGACAGCCTGTCCGCACTCCTTTCCTCGGACAAGGACCGCAGCGAGCTGCTGATGGTGACGGATATGGAACGCAACGACATGAACCGTTTCTGCGTCCCGGGGAGTGTGGATGTGGGATCGTTCTTCCGTCCGGAGGTCTACTCCACCCTGTACCACACGGTCTCCGACGTCGTCGGCCGTGTAAGGGAAGGGGTGCGTACGGGGGAGATGGTCTCATGCATGTTCCCGGGCGGATCTGTCACCGGTGCCCCCAAGGAGGTATGCATGGAGACCATCGATTCCCTGGAGGCATGCAGGCGCGGGATCTATACGGGGTCGATGGGGATCTTCTCCGCGCATATGGCCGAGATGAGCATAACCATACGTACCATGGTGCATTCGGGGGACACGTACACCATAGGCGTCGGCAGCGGGATAACATACGAATCCGATCCCGACGCGGAGTACGACGAGACGTCGCTGAAGGCGTTGGCCATGCTGAGGTCTCTGGAGGGGTGA